tatgtgaagtggaaaaaaaaattgtaaaggtGGGGAAGATATATTACATCGGTAAACTATGGTTAATCACGAGCTCGGAAcatttttacagaaaaaaaaagatagtCGACATGAATATAGAAGGGAATAACTCATCGGATTGCGAAAGCGACGCTGATTATTGTGTTGATGGCGTGACTTCAGACACCGGTtgcaacaataattttaatggaggggcgaagaaaaaaattgacatcAAATCAAAAAAGGATTCCGTTCGCGTTTTGCGAATTACGCGACAGTCTGTATCCGCTGAAAGCGACCACAACAATACAGACAGGGACGAGCTGCATTCTGACGAGGAAGCTGAAAAATCACGATCGGATGCTCTGTGGGCCGATTTTCTTAACGATGTTGAGGGCGAGAGTAAACTTAAACAAAGAACAGATCATCAGGGAGGAAATGCCGACAATATCAACAGCAAACCGGAGAATAAAAAACGTATTTAAATTGAGAAAACATTGGGTTTTGCCGATCCCAAGGTAATGCAGACTATACCAATTTCAGGTTCAAGGCTCGGGACATTAAAACGACCGGTAAATGAAGATAAAACCGGCTCTCTTTTCAATAAagtagaaaagaaaaaaaaaacctcagTGCTGGAAAAATCTCAAATGGATTGGAAAAACTTCAAAAGCGACGAAGGCATAGACGAACAGCTGAGAACCCATAACAAGGGCAAATACGGGTAAGTTAGAGATCAAGCGCAACTAAcatccaaataatttgtttccacattttagatattttgagCGTCAAGAGTTTTTGCAGAGAACCGATCTCAGACAGTTTGAAATTGAGAAAAACTTACGACAATCTCGCAGGTCAAATTGAGGCACAAATTTTCCTATAAATGAACGTAATTGGAGTTTTCTTACATACTCATTCCTTTTATGGTATAACTaatgttattaataaaaaatttaataataaaactatgcagcatcaaaaatgtacctcgatggatgctaaatttttgaattcgttacgaaAGCAAGGATCTTAGCACAAGGACCCAaggttcgaaaaatgctgaaattgtcCAACTTTACGGAGGTATCACAGGCAACagattcatggtttgttttgatgttagtttttaaaaaaagaagaacTCCTTATCTTTCAAatcccatacttagaataattttaggattttttttaagggagaaacaaattcaagaaaacaGTCAAAGAACATAAAAACACAGCTGCGGCCAAAATAgcagtagtgttgccgccctgtgttttaaaaagttctttgttgtaacttttcttatccaattagtctaatagtacaattataacacaggtacacagccaaaaatttccacgaaccatttctagttttccatgataattgtgtgctcctgagtaaaagtcccatacaaacttatgtcccatcacctacaggttccgcggtatagctaagaatacaaaaaaccgatgtttgcccacattttgaattacgtggcctatataattggactaacctttattattttcggtaggatttaatctcaatacatcacggcattcctaaaaaatagtccgcattgtgaaccattgcccatgtctttggaattcgacgccaaagttgaaaatcccaaaattgtagagatttttctgatgtaaaaaaaattctgaggattaaatcttgaatggaagtaattttaactattcattgtatctattgtccattgtatgctttaatttcggtttaaagcgttttcatgaggacattttattggatttcttatactaataaaaccgatttttttatttcattatctactccttaatgttgtcaaattttaaaaaagtcaaggcatcctacagaatgggagtaaacatttacatttttctatgtatgttcagtgaacgtactttagtttcttagttctagaggttgccatgacttattcaaaatttgacaacatttaggagtagataatgaaataaaaaaatcggttttattagtataataaatccaataaaatgtcctcatgaaaacgctttaaaccgaaattaaagcatacaatggacaatagatacaatgaatagttaaaattacttccattcaagatttaatcctcagaattgtttttacatcaaaaaaatctctacaattttgggatttttaactttggcgtcgaattccaaagacatgggcaatggttcacaatggggactattttttaggaatgccgtgatgtattgagagtaggtcctaccgaaaataataaaggttagtccaattatataggccacgtaattcaaaatgtcgaccaacatcggttttttgtattcttagctataccgcggaacctgtaggtgatggaaaataattttgtatgggacttttactcaggagcacccaaatatcatggaaaacttgaaatggttcgtggaaatttcacaaagtttaattttgtgttcctgtgtaatctatatcaatatttgtctttattaaaaaacggtcagtagcaaattccacccagaacggattgacctaaaaatcgagaaaaatcacagtaattactaaaataattagaagccgcgtaaggggtactttttaggacaaaaaacgaccccaaagtgccccaaaattcgttttgtttttttttattctttcttttgccatttctctgttataaatgttgttaaaatggtttaaaaatgtgatgttcataatcttatggcacacccgcaaataactgcatttaaatttcttggagattcggcatccttaaccaagtccccaatattttcaaatttggctaacctgatgtgacgtcacgcgtccccatatgtttgtatgtatgtcctgctgtcgcaatttaagtgtgaccgcgcaaggggaaaataaaaataccacagccaaaaaaaaacgattatatcgcaaattttttcttttgcgcctttttcttaagtaaactttaaattttaaaatatcggtagaccttacagaaatcccattaagctgaattttacagtcgaaattttccttaaaattgcttctgtttttttaaatgcaaaagaccgatcagcaaactatttattagtttttcaaatgttgagttatcgacaaactttggatttgtaaaaaacaaacaatgatttgctctgctatgtacacacacacgcacaaaataaatatataaaaaaaatgcgtattttacacacacagccattagatttatatgtatatgcgtgtgtacgtttg
The genomic region above belongs to Drosophila takahashii strain IR98-3 E-12201 chromosome 2L, DtakHiC1v2, whole genome shotgun sequence and contains:
- the Yeti gene encoding craniofacial development protein 1, producing the protein MNIEGNNSSDCESDADYCVDGVTSDTGCNNNFNGGAKKKIDIKSKKDSVRVLRITRQSVSAESDHNNTDRDELHSDEEAEKSRSDALWADFLNDVEGESKLKQRTDHQGGNADNINSKPENKKRSRLGTLKRPVNEDKTGSLFNKVEKKKKTSVLEKSQMDWKNFKSDEGIDEQLRTHNKGKYGYFERQEFLQRTDLRQFEIEKNLRQSRRSN